In Streptomyces nodosus, one DNA window encodes the following:
- a CDS encoding glycine--tRNA ligase — protein MAADKIDTIVSLSKRRGFVFPCSEIYGGQRAAWDYGPLGVELKENIKRQWWRYMVTSREDVVGIDSSVILATEVWVASGHVATFTDPLTECTSCHKRFRADHLEEAYEAKHGRLPENGLADVNCPHCGNKGQFTEPKQFSGLLSTHLGPTQDSGSVAYLRPETAQGIFTNFAQVQQTSRRKPPFGIAQMGKSFRNEITPGNFIFRTREFEQMEMEFFVKPGEDEKWQEYWMQERWNWYTGLGLREENMRWYEHAKEKLSHYSKRTADIEYRFQFGGSEWGELEGVANRTDYDLSAHGTASGQDLSYFDQEAGERWTPYVIEPAAGVGRTMLAFLLDAYVEDEAPNAKGKMEKRTVLRLDPRLAPVKVAVLPLSRNPELSPKAKGLAQALRQHWNIEFDDAGAIGRRYRRQDEIGTPYCVTVDFDTLDDNAVTVRERDSMKQERVSLDQIEGYLAGRLIGC, from the coding sequence GTGGCCGCCGACAAGATCGACACCATCGTCAGCCTGAGCAAGCGCCGTGGCTTCGTATTCCCCTGCAGCGAGATCTACGGCGGTCAGCGTGCCGCCTGGGACTACGGGCCGCTGGGTGTCGAGCTCAAGGAGAACATCAAGCGTCAGTGGTGGCGTTACATGGTGACGTCGCGCGAGGACGTCGTGGGTATCGACTCGTCGGTGATCCTGGCGACCGAGGTCTGGGTGGCCTCCGGCCACGTCGCCACCTTCACCGACCCGCTCACCGAGTGCACCTCCTGCCACAAGCGCTTCCGCGCCGACCACCTGGAGGAGGCCTACGAGGCCAAGCACGGCCGTCTGCCGGAGAACGGCCTGGCGGACGTCAACTGCCCGCACTGCGGCAACAAGGGGCAGTTCACCGAGCCCAAGCAGTTCTCGGGCCTGCTCTCCACCCACCTCGGCCCGACCCAGGACAGCGGCTCGGTCGCCTACCTGCGTCCCGAGACCGCGCAGGGCATCTTCACCAACTTCGCCCAGGTCCAGCAGACTTCGCGTCGTAAGCCGCCCTTCGGCATCGCCCAGATGGGCAAGTCCTTCCGCAACGAGATCACGCCGGGCAACTTCATCTTCCGCACCCGCGAGTTCGAGCAGATGGAGATGGAGTTCTTCGTCAAGCCGGGCGAGGACGAGAAGTGGCAGGAGTACTGGATGCAGGAGCGCTGGAACTGGTACACCGGCCTCGGCCTGCGCGAGGAGAACATGCGCTGGTACGAGCACGCCAAGGAGAAGCTCTCCCACTACTCCAAGCGCACGGCCGACATCGAGTACCGCTTCCAGTTCGGCGGCTCGGAGTGGGGCGAGCTGGAGGGCGTCGCCAACCGCACGGACTACGACCTCTCCGCGCACGGCACGGCCTCCGGCCAGGACCTCTCCTACTTCGACCAGGAGGCCGGCGAGCGCTGGACGCCGTACGTCATCGAGCCGGCGGCCGGTGTCGGCCGGACGATGCTGGCCTTCCTCCTCGACGCCTATGTCGAGGACGAGGCGCCGAACGCCAAGGGCAAGATGGAGAAGCGCACGGTGCTGCGTCTCGACCCGCGCCTGGCCCCCGTGAAGGTCGCGGTGCTCCCGCTGTCCCGCAACCCGGAGCTGTCCCCGAAGGCCAAGGGCCTGGCCCAGGCGCTCCGCCAGCACTGGAACATCGAGTTCGACGACGCGGGCGCCATCGGCCGCCGCTACCGCCGCCAGGACGAGATCGGCACGCCGTACTGCGTCACGGTCGACTTCGACACGCTGGACGACAACGCGGTGACGGTGCGCGAGCGTGACTCCATGAAGCAGGAGCGCGTCTCGCTGGACCAGATCGAGGGCTACCTGGCCGGCCGGCTCATCGGCTGCTAG
- a CDS encoding YcxB family protein, which produces MTEQTVEQRATEVVLEYEYRQDELTDAVRLMLRKRGRAGLIHRPVFLVCVGLLGAAVFASGVLQDDPVFFVFGGMFVVWPVLMARVPGITARQLLRANQHHGVMRVTVGEQGMRTVSAHADIRLGWANYGSYAETEQCFVLRSPDRIGACAAVLVKRGASTPEDVDRLRTLLDGSLPRV; this is translated from the coding sequence GTGACGGAACAGACGGTGGAACAGCGCGCGACCGAGGTCGTGCTGGAGTACGAGTACCGGCAGGACGAACTGACGGACGCCGTGCGGCTGATGCTGCGCAAGCGGGGCCGGGCCGGCCTTATCCACCGCCCGGTCTTCCTGGTCTGCGTCGGGCTGCTGGGGGCCGCGGTGTTCGCGTCGGGCGTGCTCCAGGACGACCCCGTCTTCTTCGTCTTCGGGGGGATGTTCGTGGTCTGGCCGGTGCTGATGGCCCGAGTGCCCGGGATAACGGCCCGGCAGCTGCTGAGGGCCAACCAGCACCACGGCGTGATGCGGGTGACCGTGGGCGAGCAGGGGATGCGGACGGTGAGCGCCCATGCCGACATACGTCTGGGATGGGCCAACTACGGCAGCTACGCCGAGACCGAGCAGTGCTTCGTGCTCCGCAGCCCCGACCGCATCGGGGCCTGCGCCGCGGTGCTGGTCAAGCGGGGCGCGAGCACTCCGGAGGACGTGGACCGGCTGCGGACCCTGCTGGACGGCAGCCTGCCGCGCGTCTGA
- a CDS encoding ALF repeat-containing protein, whose amino-acid sequence MRPTRAALLVAATALAPALLLTSPAFAAGSTATTTTAVASASGTPVDEMSLDDLRVEVFRILGNKNSGRAVVREATKALEADTPDALRAFLETGYRLAQAEDDRVAIFRILADKNSGTGVIREATKALETDTPDALRAFLETGYRLAQAEDDRVAIFRILADPASSDALRRAATDALTAGTPEDLRYFLEVGRYEVKG is encoded by the coding sequence ATGAGACCGACGCGTGCGGCCCTGCTCGTCGCGGCCACCGCCCTGGCACCCGCTCTCCTGCTGACCTCCCCGGCATTCGCCGCCGGCTCGACGGCCACGACGACCACGGCCGTGGCGTCCGCCTCCGGAACGCCGGTGGACGAGATGTCCCTGGACGACCTCCGCGTCGAGGTCTTCCGCATCCTGGGGAACAAGAACTCCGGCCGGGCCGTCGTCCGGGAGGCCACCAAGGCGCTCGAGGCCGACACCCCGGACGCCCTGCGCGCCTTCCTCGAAACCGGCTACCGCCTCGCACAGGCCGAAGACGACCGCGTCGCGATCTTCCGCATCCTCGCCGACAAGAACTCCGGCACCGGCGTCATCCGAGAAGCCACCAAGGCCCTCGAAACCGACACCCCGGACGCCCTCCGCGCCTTCCTCGAGACCGGCTACCGCCTCGCACAGGCCGAAGACGACCGCGTCGCGATCTTCCGCATCCTCGCCGACCCGGCCTCCAGCGACGCCCTCCGCAGGGCGGCCACCGACGCCCTCACCGCCGGTACACCGGAGGACCTGCGGTACTTCCTGGAAGTCGGGCGGTACGAGGTGAAGGGCTAG
- a CDS encoding metal ABC transporter substrate-binding protein — translation MNVRRRLISTAALTGVTALTLTATSACSSETAAGAKGGSGTLDVVASFYPMAFLAEQIGGKHVHVTSLTRPGQEPHDLEISGQQIVQLEKSDAVLYLKDLQPSVDKAVEQSGVKTKIDAASLTTLEEHGNEVGGHAAAHDTHQGEEEGGKDPHIWLDPVKYAEVAKGVGTAFEKADPDHADTYRKNTDALVKKLDDLNVQYTEGLKNTKDKVFITTHAAFGYLAERYGLTEEAISGLDPDSEPSAARVKDLEKMAEADGVSTVFYETLVSDKTAKTIAKDAGLKTDVLDPIEGIVKESRGQDYFQVMESNLKALQTALGAK, via the coding sequence ATGAACGTACGACGACGCCTGATATCCACCGCCGCCCTGACCGGGGTCACGGCACTGACCCTCACCGCGACCTCCGCCTGCTCCTCCGAGACGGCAGCCGGTGCCAAGGGCGGCAGCGGCACCCTCGACGTCGTCGCGTCCTTCTACCCGATGGCCTTCCTCGCCGAGCAGATCGGCGGGAAGCACGTCCATGTCACCAGTCTCACCCGGCCCGGCCAGGAGCCGCACGACCTGGAGATCAGCGGCCAGCAGATCGTCCAGCTCGAGAAGTCCGACGCGGTGCTCTACCTCAAGGACCTCCAGCCCTCCGTCGACAAGGCGGTGGAGCAGTCCGGGGTCAAGACGAAGATCGACGCCGCCTCCCTGACCACCCTGGAGGAGCACGGCAACGAGGTCGGCGGCCACGCGGCGGCCCACGACACCCACCAGGGCGAGGAAGAGGGCGGCAAGGACCCCCACATCTGGCTGGACCCGGTGAAGTACGCCGAGGTCGCCAAGGGCGTCGGCACGGCCTTCGAGAAGGCGGACCCGGACCACGCCGACACCTACCGCAAGAACACCGACGCGCTGGTCAAGAAGCTCGACGACCTGAACGTCCAGTACACCGAGGGCCTGAAGAACACCAAGGACAAGGTGTTCATCACCACTCACGCCGCCTTCGGCTACCTCGCCGAGCGCTACGGGCTCACCGAGGAGGCCATCAGCGGCCTCGACCCCGATTCCGAGCCCAGCGCCGCCCGCGTCAAGGACCTTGAGAAGATGGCTGAGGCCGACGGTGTCTCCACGGTCTTCTACGAGACGCTCGTCAGCGACAAGACCGCGAAGACCATCGCCAAGGACGCCGGCCTGAAGACGGACGTCCTCGACCCGATCGAGGGCATCGTCAAGGAGTCCCGCGGCCAGGACTACTTCCAGGTCATGGAGTCCAACCTCAAGGCCCTCCAGACGGCCCTGGGAGCCAAGTGA
- a CDS encoding MFS transporter, which produces MPEPSRRRRLLVLAICCMSLLIVSLDNTVLNVALPSMQKELHASVAGLQWTIDAYTVVLATLLMLAGSTADRIGRKRVFMAGLAVFSIGSLLCSLAPSLEALVAFRMVQAVGGSMLNPVAMSIITNTFTDSRERARAIGAWGAVVGISMAAGPLVGGLLVESVGWRSIFWINLPIGAAALLLTLRCIPESRAPKARRPDPVGQLLVIALFGSLTYAIIEAPEAGLSTVVPFAAVALLALLGLLWYEPRRDEPLIDLRFFHSAPFSGATVIAISAFAALGGFLFLSTLYLQNVRGLDALHAGLWMIPMAAPTFLCAPLSGRLVGSRGPRLPLLIAGCAITVSALLFAAFQAETSDATLLLGYILFGVGFGFVNAPITNTAVSGMPRAQAGVAAAVASTSRQLGQTLGVAVIGAVLASGVTASSYRDTFVAAARPGWWILVVCGALVLTLGALTTGRWGRRTADRTADRLQEAEIRDAAGVGAAH; this is translated from the coding sequence ATGCCCGAGCCCAGCCGTCGACGACGTCTTCTTGTGCTCGCGATCTGCTGTATGAGCCTGCTGATCGTCAGCCTCGACAACACCGTTTTGAACGTCGCGTTGCCCTCGATGCAGAAGGAGCTGCACGCGAGTGTGGCGGGCCTGCAGTGGACGATCGACGCCTACACGGTGGTCCTGGCGACGCTGCTGATGCTCGCGGGCTCCACCGCCGACCGGATCGGCCGCAAACGCGTCTTCATGGCCGGTCTCGCCGTCTTCAGCATCGGTTCGCTGCTGTGTTCCCTCGCCCCCAGCCTGGAGGCGCTGGTGGCGTTCCGCATGGTGCAGGCGGTGGGCGGTTCGATGCTCAACCCGGTCGCCATGTCGATCATCACCAACACCTTCACCGACAGCCGTGAGCGAGCCCGTGCGATCGGGGCGTGGGGCGCCGTGGTCGGCATCTCCATGGCCGCCGGGCCGCTGGTCGGCGGGCTGCTGGTGGAGTCGGTCGGCTGGCGCTCGATCTTCTGGATCAATCTGCCGATAGGCGCGGCCGCACTGCTGCTCACCCTCCGCTGCATCCCCGAGTCCCGCGCCCCCAAGGCCCGCCGCCCGGACCCGGTCGGCCAGCTGCTGGTGATCGCCCTGTTCGGCTCCCTGACCTACGCGATCATCGAGGCCCCGGAGGCCGGCCTCAGCACGGTGGTGCCCTTCGCGGCGGTCGCGCTGCTGGCCCTGCTCGGCCTGCTCTGGTACGAGCCCCGGCGCGACGAACCCCTCATCGACCTGCGCTTCTTCCACTCGGCGCCGTTCAGCGGCGCCACCGTGATCGCGATCAGCGCGTTCGCGGCCCTGGGCGGCTTTCTGTTCCTGTCCACGCTGTATCTGCAGAACGTACGCGGTCTCGACGCCCTGCACGCGGGCCTGTGGATGATCCCGATGGCGGCCCCGACCTTTCTGTGCGCGCCCCTGTCCGGCCGTCTGGTCGGCAGCCGGGGGCCACGCCTGCCGTTGCTGATCGCGGGCTGTGCGATCACCGTCAGCGCGCTGCTGTTCGCGGCCTTCCAGGCGGAGACCTCCGACGCCACGCTGCTGCTCGGCTACATCCTGTTCGGCGTGGGCTTCGGCTTCGTCAACGCCCCCATCACCAACACCGCCGTCTCCGGCATGCCCCGCGCCCAGGCCGGAGTCGCCGCCGCGGTCGCCTCCACCAGCCGCCAGCTCGGCCAGACCCTGGGCGTGGCGGTGATCGGCGCGGTGCTGGCCTCGGGCGTGACCGCGTCCTCGTACCGGGACACCTTTGTGGCCGCCGCCCGCCCGGGCTGGTGGATCCTCGTGGTCTGCGGGGCCCTGGTCCTGACCCTGGGCGCGCTGACCACCGGCCGCTGGGGCCGCAGGACCGCCGACCGCACGGCGGACCGCCTCCAGGAGGCCGAGATCCGGGACGCGGCAGGCGTCGGCGCAGCCCACTGA
- the dusB gene encoding tRNA dihydrouridine synthase DusB, producing MSTPPMNPTTLRIGPHSVQPPVVLAPMAGITNAPFRTLCREFSGGKGLFVSEMITTRALVERNDKTMQLIRFDATERPRSIQLYGVDPATVGKAVRMIAEEDLADHIDLNFGCPVPKVTRKGGGSALPYKRNLLRAILREAVSGAGDLPVTMKMRKGIDDDHITYLDAGRIAVEEGVTAIALHGRTAAQHYGGTADWDAIARLKEHVPEIPVLGNGDIWSAEDALRMVRETGCDGVVVGRGCLGRPWLFADLVAAFEGRVEDLARPSLREVADVMVRHATLLGEWIGDESRGVIDFRKHVAWYLKGFAVGSEMRKRLAITSSLEELRAGLDQLDLDQPWPAGADGPRGRTSGNNRVVLPDGWLKDPYDCAGVGEDAELDTSGG from the coding sequence ATGTCCACGCCCCCGATGAACCCGACGACGCTGCGGATCGGCCCGCACTCCGTCCAGCCGCCCGTGGTGCTCGCACCCATGGCCGGGATCACCAACGCTCCCTTCCGGACGCTGTGCCGGGAGTTCAGCGGTGGCAAGGGGCTCTTCGTGAGCGAGATGATCACGACCCGGGCGCTGGTCGAGCGCAATGACAAGACCATGCAGCTGATCAGGTTCGACGCGACCGAGCGTCCTCGCTCGATCCAGCTGTACGGCGTGGACCCGGCGACCGTCGGCAAGGCCGTCCGCATGATCGCGGAGGAGGATCTGGCCGACCACATCGACCTGAACTTCGGCTGCCCGGTGCCCAAGGTGACCCGCAAGGGCGGCGGCTCCGCCCTCCCGTACAAGCGGAATCTGCTGCGGGCGATCCTGCGCGAGGCCGTCAGCGGCGCCGGTGATCTGCCGGTCACCATGAAGATGCGCAAGGGCATCGACGACGACCACATCACTTATCTGGACGCCGGGCGGATCGCCGTGGAGGAGGGCGTCACCGCCATCGCCCTGCACGGCCGCACGGCCGCCCAGCACTACGGCGGCACCGCGGACTGGGACGCCATCGCGCGGCTGAAGGAGCATGTCCCGGAGATCCCGGTGCTCGGCAACGGCGACATCTGGTCCGCCGAGGACGCGCTGCGGATGGTGCGGGAGACGGGCTGCGACGGAGTGGTCGTGGGCCGCGGCTGTCTGGGGCGGCCCTGGCTGTTCGCCGATCTGGTGGCGGCCTTCGAGGGGCGGGTGGAGGACCTCGCCCGTCCGTCCCTGCGCGAGGTCGCGGACGTCATGGTCCGGCACGCCACGCTGCTGGGAGAGTGGATCGGCGACGAGTCCCGCGGGGTCATCGACTTCCGCAAGCATGTCGCCTGGTATCTGAAGGGCTTCGCGGTCGGCTCGGAGATGCGCAAGCGGCTGGCGATCACCTCCTCGCTGGAGGAACTGCGGGCCGGTCTCGATCAGTTGGACCTCGACCAGCCGTGGCCCGCCGGCGCCGACGGGCCCCGCGGCCGTACGTCCGGCAACAACCGGGTGGTGCTGCCGGACGGCTGGCTGAAGGACCCGTACGACTGCGCGGGGGTCGGCGAGGACGCGGAACTGGACACCTCCGGGGGCTGA
- a CDS encoding metal ABC transporter ATP-binding protein, with protein MSEAVIALRGVRAELGSRPVLRGIDLTVHRGEVVALLGANGSGKSTVVRTVIGQVPVGAGEVELFGTPRRRFRDWRRVGYVPQRTTAGGGVPATVTEVVTSGRLSRARLGVLRRADHRAVRHALELVGMADRAKDSVDALSGGQHQRVLIARALASEPELLIMDEPMAGVDLASQEVLARTLERQVASGATVLLVLHELGPLEPLIDRAVVLRDGLVVHDGPPPKAVGEHALPGHDHVHPHDDVHPHGAAAGTGPTRTGLLS; from the coding sequence ATGAGCGAGGCCGTCATAGCGCTGCGCGGGGTCCGCGCCGAGCTCGGTTCACGCCCCGTCCTGCGCGGCATCGACCTCACCGTGCACCGCGGTGAGGTCGTCGCGCTGCTCGGCGCCAACGGCTCCGGCAAGTCGACCGTCGTACGCACCGTCATCGGCCAGGTGCCGGTCGGCGCCGGCGAGGTCGAGCTGTTCGGCACCCCCCGGCGGCGGTTCCGCGACTGGCGGCGCGTCGGGTATGTGCCGCAGCGCACCACGGCCGGGGGCGGGGTGCCCGCCACCGTGACCGAGGTGGTCACCTCCGGCCGGCTCTCCCGGGCCCGCCTCGGCGTCCTGCGCAGGGCCGACCACCGGGCCGTACGGCACGCCCTGGAGCTGGTCGGCATGGCCGACCGGGCCAAGGACTCCGTCGACGCGCTCTCCGGCGGCCAGCACCAGCGGGTGCTGATCGCCCGTGCCCTCGCCTCCGAGCCCGAGCTGCTGATCATGGACGAGCCGATGGCGGGCGTCGACCTGGCCAGCCAGGAGGTACTGGCGCGGACGCTGGAGCGCCAGGTGGCGTCGGGCGCGACCGTCCTGCTGGTGCTCCATGAGCTGGGCCCCCTGGAACCGCTGATCGACCGGGCGGTGGTGCTGCGCGACGGCCTCGTGGTGCACGACGGCCCGCCCCCGAAGGCCGTGGGCGAGCACGCCCTCCCCGGCCACGACCATGTACACCCGCACGACGACGTACACCCGCACGGCGCGGCGGCGGGCACCGGACCGACCCGTACGGGACTGCTGAGCTGA
- a CDS encoding Fur family transcriptional regulator codes for MTTAGPPVRGRSTRQRAAVAAALDEVDEFRSAQELHDMLKHKGDSVGLTTVYRTLQSLADAGEVDVLRTSDGESVYRRCSTGEHHHHLVCRVCGKAVEVEGPAVEKWAEAVAAEHGYVGVAHTVEIFGTCAECAAAGN; via the coding sequence GTGACGACCGCCGGTCCGCCCGTACGTGGACGATCCACCCGCCAGCGTGCCGCCGTAGCGGCGGCGCTCGACGAGGTCGACGAGTTCCGCAGTGCGCAGGAACTGCACGACATGCTCAAGCACAAGGGCGACTCGGTGGGCCTGACCACCGTCTACCGCACGCTCCAGTCCCTCGCCGACGCGGGCGAGGTCGATGTGCTCCGCACCTCCGACGGCGAGTCGGTGTACCGCCGCTGCTCGACCGGGGAGCACCACCACCATCTGGTCTGCCGCGTCTGCGGCAAGGCGGTCGAGGTGGAGGGCCCCGCGGTGGAGAAGTGGGCGGAGGCCGTCGCCGCGGAGCACGGCTATGTCGGCGTCGCCCACACGGTGGAGATCTTCGGCACCTGCGCGGAGTGCGCGGCGGCAGGGAACTGA
- a CDS encoding metal ABC transporter permease has translation MDFLNYAFMQRALLAAVLVGITAPAVGIYLVQRRQALMGDGIGHVAMTGVGLGFLLSTSPVWMATAVSVLGAVLMELIRWYGRTRGDIALAMLFYGGMAGGVMFINLAPGGSNANLMSYLFGSLSTVSESDVMAICLLAAFVVLVTLGLRRPLFAVSHDEEFARVTGLPVRALNLLTAITAAATVTVAMRVVGLLLVSALMVVPVAAAQQLSRSFAATFAIAVAIGVTVTLTGTITSYYRDVPPGATIVLLTIAVFIVLTGLATPLARRRARALAAAQEAGDPPEYAIPATRAATDEG, from the coding sequence ATGGACTTCCTGAACTACGCCTTCATGCAGCGGGCCCTGCTCGCCGCCGTCCTGGTCGGCATCACCGCGCCCGCCGTCGGCATCTATCTGGTCCAGCGCCGCCAGGCCCTGATGGGCGACGGCATCGGTCATGTGGCGATGACCGGTGTCGGTCTCGGGTTTCTGCTGTCGACCTCCCCGGTGTGGATGGCGACGGCCGTCTCCGTCCTCGGCGCGGTCCTGATGGAACTGATCCGCTGGTACGGCCGGACCCGCGGCGACATCGCCCTCGCCATGCTGTTCTACGGCGGCATGGCCGGCGGTGTCATGTTCATCAACCTCGCGCCGGGCGGCTCCAACGCGAATCTGATGTCGTACCTGTTCGGCTCGCTGTCCACGGTGTCGGAGTCGGACGTCATGGCGATCTGCCTGCTGGCGGCCTTCGTCGTGCTGGTCACCCTGGGGCTGCGCCGCCCGCTCTTCGCGGTCAGCCACGACGAGGAGTTCGCCCGGGTGACCGGCCTGCCGGTGCGGGCGCTGAACCTGCTGACGGCGATCACGGCGGCGGCGACCGTGACGGTCGCGATGCGGGTGGTGGGCCTGCTGCTGGTCTCCGCCCTGATGGTCGTCCCGGTGGCCGCGGCACAGCAGCTGAGCCGCAGCTTCGCGGCGACCTTCGCGATCGCCGTCGCCATCGGCGTGACCGTGACCCTCACCGGCACGATCACCTCGTACTACCGGGACGTGCCGCCCGGCGCCACGATCGTCCTGCTGACGATCGCCGTCTTCATCGTCCTCACGGGGCTGGCGACACCACTGGCCCGGCGACGGGCGCGGGCGCTGGCCGCGGCCCAGGAGGCCGGGGACCCACCGGAGTATGCGATTCCGGCCACCCGGGCGGCGACCGACGAGGGCTGA